The Acidianus manzaensis genome has a window encoding:
- a CDS encoding 50S ribosomal protein L21e, whose translation MVAHSKGNRTRSRNLLKKSPRERGSIPSLSTLMYDYKIGDKVVIKINPSIHHGMPHRRYHGKVAEVIGKRGKAYLVKLYLGDKEKVLIVSPEHMKLFK comes from the coding sequence ATGGTAGCCCATTCGAAAGGAAACAGGACAAGATCTAGAAATTTATTGAAGAAATCTCCAAGAGAAAGAGGATCAATTCCTTCGTTGAGTACGCTTATGTATGATTATAAGATAGGGGATAAAGTTGTCATTAAGATAAATCCATCGATTCATCATGGTATGCCTCATAGGAGGTATCATGGCAAGGTTGCTGAGGTTATAGGTAAGAGGGGTAAGGCTTATTTAGTTAAGCTTTATCTAGGTGATAAGGAAAAGGTATTGATAGTATCTCCAGAGCATATGAAGTTATTTAAGTGA
- a CDS encoding RNA polymerase Rpb4 family protein: protein MSSVTIIEEHYIPYSVAKKYILEMIKNNENSSVVQRTYEYLNLISKCSDEDALKVMEELKEVVEREDTRALLASICPESQDDVKAILQIEGKNYSDDDITKIIEVIKKHLQKG from the coding sequence TTGTCTTCTGTTACAATTATTGAAGAGCATTATATTCCATACTCAGTAGCTAAAAAATATATTTTGGAAATGATTAAGAATAATGAAAATAGTAGTGTAGTTCAGAGAACTTATGAGTATCTTAATTTGATCTCTAAATGCTCTGATGAAGATGCATTAAAAGTTATGGAAGAGTTAAAGGAAGTTGTGGAAAGGGAGGATACTAGGGCTTTACTTGCTAGTATATGTCCTGAAAGTCAGGATGATGTTAAGGCTATCCTTCAAATTGAAGGTAAGAATTATTCTGATGATGATATTACTAAGATAATTGAAGTGATTAAGAAGCATTTGCAAAAAGGTTGA
- a CDS encoding DUF655 domain-containing protein yields MQRKRPRERFVYVLDYMKEGNPLDKHRTHKNRPIAQLLGYDYFILMEGSVNGEDLQIEDKIDLDNNRSIRIDFTISYEDLTSVAKDTLVRVLKKTIMDREQTFVEFFNKSESLTLKLHALELLPGIGKKTLRIILDERKKKPFESFKDIETRAGIKNIPDVLLERIMIEITRKDKYYLFAYPVETEYNRKPQEQYIYIGYLEKLRQKS; encoded by the coding sequence ATACAAAGAAAGAGACCTAGAGAAAGGTTTGTTTATGTACTAGATTATATGAAAGAAGGTAATCCTCTAGATAAACATAGGACGCATAAGAATAGGCCTATCGCTCAACTACTTGGGTATGATTATTTTATTTTAATGGAAGGAAGTGTGAATGGAGAAGATTTACAAATTGAAGATAAGATTGATTTAGATAATAATAGATCTATTCGAATTGATTTTACAATTTCTTATGAAGATTTAACGTCTGTAGCTAAGGATACTCTAGTTAGAGTGTTGAAAAAGACTATAATGGATAGGGAGCAAACATTTGTAGAATTTTTTAATAAATCTGAGTCTTTAACATTAAAATTGCATGCTCTTGAGTTGTTACCTGGAATAGGTAAGAAGACTTTACGAATTATTTTAGACGAAAGAAAGAAGAAGCCATTTGAGAGTTTTAAGGATATTGAAACTAGGGCTGGGATAAAGAATATACCAGATGTATTACTAGAGAGGATAATGATTGAAATAACAAGGAAGGATAAGTACTATCTGTTTGCATATCCTGTAGAGACTGAGTATAATAGAAAGCCTCAAGAGCAATATATTTATATAGGTTATTTGGAAAAATTAAGGCAAAAATCATGA
- a CDS encoding 16S ribosomal RNA methyltransferase A, translated as MILSQNFLVDKYFISKFVSYIANERPLIEVGCGHGNISRFIHPDVCIEIDERFKDELKDYNLVIADGRKMPILRGQIVSSLPYSITEDFFNEIVQINEINRLVLILQKDFVDKIKFYSTFISFILNFYFDIILYDIIPPYSFSPKPKVFSIISIFNRKRRFNPIVNNALRCVSNYRNKKLKSAAKLCGLVSGEEKRVREYKPCQVLELLNSLGISYA; from the coding sequence ATGATATTATCACAAAATTTTTTAGTTGATAAATATTTTATTTCTAAATTTGTTTCGTATATTGCTAATGAAAGACCGTTAATTGAGGTAGGTTGTGGTCATGGTAATATTTCGCGGTTTATCCATCCAGACGTCTGCATTGAGATAGACGAGAGGTTTAAGGATGAATTGAAAGATTATAACTTAGTTATAGCTGATGGGCGTAAAATGCCAATATTAAGAGGTCAGATAGTTTCATCTTTGCCTTATTCTATTACTGAAGATTTTTTTAATGAAATAGTTCAAATAAACGAAATAAATAGACTGGTACTTATTTTACAAAAGGATTTTGTTGATAAGATAAAATTTTATTCTACATTTATATCTTTTATATTGAATTTTTATTTTGATATAATTTTGTATGATATAATACCTCCTTACTCATTTAGTCCTAAGCCTAAAGTATTCTCTATTATCTCTATATTTAATAGAAAGAGGAGATTTAATCCAATTGTAAATAATGCATTGAGATGTGTGAGTAATTATAGGAATAAAAAGTTAAAATCGGCAGCTAAGTTATGTGGTCTAGTATCTGGAGAAGAAAAAAGAGTGAGGGAATATAAGCCTTGTCAAGTTTTAGAACTATTGAATTCTCTGGGTATAAGCTATGCATAA
- a CDS encoding HemK2/MTQ2 family protein methyltransferase: MSSFRTIEFSGYKLCINDETYEPAEDTELILDILEVNKGQKVVEVGSGSGILSIRAASLGGKVISIDINPFAVESTLCSIKLNNVENDINVINCNMLSCIRETVFDVAIFNPPYLPYEEYNSWISYSWSGGKSGVDVLIRFLKQVKAKKIYTVYSSLSDEDKLLDFINKNKIKISKKVEKVYDYERIIAIQLDAQSNFSRA; encoded by the coding sequence TTGTCAAGTTTTAGAACTATTGAATTCTCTGGGTATAAGCTATGCATAAATGACGAAACTTATGAGCCTGCTGAAGATACAGAACTCATATTAGATATTCTGGAAGTAAATAAGGGACAAAAAGTAGTTGAAGTAGGTTCTGGTAGCGGAATTTTAAGTATACGTGCAGCCTCTTTAGGAGGTAAGGTTATTTCTATTGATATAAATCCTTTTGCTGTTGAATCCACTTTATGTAGTATAAAGTTAAATAATGTAGAAAATGATATTAATGTAATTAACTGTAATATGTTATCATGTATAAGGGAAACAGTGTTTGATGTAGCAATTTTCAATCCTCCTTATTTGCCGTATGAAGAATATAATTCATGGATTTCATATAGTTGGTCTGGTGGTAAGTCTGGAGTTGATGTTTTAATTCGATTTTTGAAACAAGTAAAGGCAAAAAAGATTTATACAGTATATTCTAGTTTATCTGATGAAGATAAACTTTTAGACTTTATTAACAAGAATAAAATTAAAATTTCTAAGAAAGTGGAGAAAGTTTATGATTATGAAAGAATTATAGCTATTCAACTTGATGCTCAGAGTAATTTTAGTAGAGCCTGA
- the trmJ gene encoding tRNA (cytidine-2'-O-)-methyltransferase TrmJ, giving the protein MLRVILVEPEGEYNVGFIARLCKNFCVDELYIVNPKCDLKESLKFSAKGYDILNNAIIVNNFDDAIKGLSIKIATSSIADYEGDILRKSIKSWEINDIISKADKVGLIFGRESVGLTREEISKCDFLLHIPANPEYPVLNLSHAVGIVLYEIWKTKGKIRKKYVSYNELLLIDKYTNILYNLIKKTNGDYSLYLAMKRALFKGVEDDEDAKIIVSFLRKLYNKITHDEKE; this is encoded by the coding sequence ATGCTCAGAGTAATTTTAGTAGAGCCTGAAGGAGAATATAATGTAGGATTTATAGCTAGATTATGTAAGAATTTTTGTGTAGATGAGCTATACATTGTTAATCCTAAATGTGATTTAAAAGAGTCATTGAAGTTTTCCGCAAAAGGATATGATATATTGAATAATGCTATTATAGTTAATAATTTTGATGACGCAATAAAAGGATTAAGTATAAAAATAGCTACATCTAGTATTGCAGATTATGAAGGAGATATTTTAAGAAAATCAATAAAATCTTGGGAGATTAATGATATTATTAGCAAAGCTGATAAAGTAGGATTAATTTTTGGCAGGGAAAGTGTAGGGCTTACAAGAGAAGAAATTAGTAAATGTGATTTTCTCTTGCATATTCCAGCAAACCCAGAATATCCAGTGCTTAATTTATCTCATGCTGTAGGGATAGTATTATATGAAATATGGAAAACTAAGGGTAAAATAAGGAAAAAATATGTGAGTTATAATGAATTACTTCTTATAGATAAGTATACTAATATTCTATATAATTTGATTAAGAAGACAAATGGAGATTATTCATTATATTTAGCTATGAAGAGAGCATTATTCAAAGGTGTAGAAGACGATGAAGATGCTAAAATTATTGTGAGTTTTTTACGTAAGCTATATAATAAAATAACGCATGATGAAAAAGAATGA
- a CDS encoding 30S ribosomal protein S3ae → MSSKSRSASSIRDKWKLKKWYNIISPKLFGEVSLGSTPAFDASSTIGRKIETTLYDLTGDFSLVYVHLYFKINRNESDKLFTTFYGHELSRDYVRSLVRRKSSKINSIVEVNTKDGYVLRVKGLALTTYRIHRDQRSAIRKIMDDMIRKSAESHTFDEFIQEMIFGKLASDMFNEAKKIAPLRKVEVEKSKVVSIPSVEVKNTVEVSNSSSR, encoded by the coding sequence ATGTCTAGTAAATCAAGATCTGCCAGCTCAATAAGAGATAAATGGAAGCTTAAAAAATGGTATAATATAATTTCTCCTAAATTATTTGGAGAAGTATCTTTAGGATCTACGCCAGCATTTGATGCATCAAGTACTATTGGAAGGAAAATAGAAACTACATTATATGATTTAACTGGAGATTTTAGCTTAGTATACGTTCACTTGTATTTTAAAATAAATAGAAATGAGTCAGACAAATTGTTTACAACATTTTATGGTCATGAGCTATCTAGAGATTATGTAAGATCCTTAGTTAGAAGAAAGAGTTCCAAAATTAATTCTATAGTAGAGGTTAATACTAAAGACGGATATGTGCTTAGGGTAAAAGGCTTAGCTTTAACTACATATAGAATACATAGAGATCAAAGGTCAGCCATAAGGAAAATAATGGATGATATGATAAGAAAATCAGCAGAATCGCACACATTTGATGAGTTTATACAAGAAATGATATTTGGCAAACTAGCTAGTGATATGTTTAACGAGGCAAAGAAGATAGCTCCATTAAGGAAAGTTGAGGTAGAGAAGTCTAAGGTAGTTTCGATACCTTCAGTGGAGGTAAAGAACACGGTTGAAGTCAGTAATTCTAGCAGCAGGTAA
- the spn gene encoding bifunctional sugar-1-phosphate nucleotidylyltransferase/acetyltransferase: MKSVILAAGKGERLDPLTQTRPKAFMPILGSTVIERIISFLEELSIKDIIVVVSKDLPVEYNEFIYKLNKFSNVKIVMQDTRLYGTAAALLPLRSEINDSFLLIYGDLLIEKEAIENILNSEYNSILGVEVNNPKDYGVLNIRDQKFLDKIVEKPENPMSNLINGGIYKLDQKIFDYIDKIGKSIRGEYELPDALNLMATENKIEVVKYNKTWMDIGKPWEIIDANKKILDVEKSKNNGEVEDGVVIKGKVIIENNAKILHGTYIEGPAYIGSNSLIGPNSYIRPYSIICGNNRIGASVEIKESVIMENTKVPHLSYVGDSVLAEDVNLGAGTLIANLRFDEKEVKVNIKGEKITTKRKKFGAIIGGHVRTGINVTILPGIKIGAYARIYPGAIVNRDVQKGEFFKS; encoded by the coding sequence TTGAAGTCAGTAATTCTAGCAGCAGGTAAGGGCGAAAGATTAGATCCTTTAACGCAAACTAGACCTAAGGCATTTATGCCTATTTTGGGTTCTACTGTAATAGAGCGTATTATTTCTTTTCTTGAGGAATTATCAATAAAGGATATTATTGTAGTTGTATCTAAGGATCTTCCTGTTGAATATAACGAATTTATTTATAAGTTGAATAAATTTTCAAATGTAAAGATTGTAATGCAAGATACAAGATTATACGGTACTGCTGCTGCTTTATTACCTCTAAGGAGTGAAATTAACGATTCATTCTTGTTGATATATGGTGATTTATTAATAGAAAAGGAAGCGATAGAAAATATCCTAAATTCTGAATATAACTCAATTTTAGGAGTAGAAGTTAATAATCCTAAGGATTATGGTGTATTAAATATTAGAGATCAAAAATTTTTAGATAAGATCGTAGAAAAGCCAGAAAATCCTATGTCAAATTTAATAAATGGCGGTATATACAAATTGGATCAAAAAATTTTTGATTATATCGATAAAATAGGTAAATCTATAAGGGGAGAATATGAATTGCCTGATGCTTTAAATCTTATGGCTACTGAAAATAAAATTGAAGTAGTTAAATATAATAAAACTTGGATGGATATAGGTAAACCATGGGAAATAATTGATGCTAATAAAAAAATTTTAGATGTTGAAAAATCTAAAAATAATGGAGAGGTAGAAGATGGAGTTGTAATTAAAGGAAAAGTAATAATAGAAAATAATGCAAAAATATTACATGGGACTTATATTGAAGGTCCTGCTTATATAGGTTCAAATTCTCTAATAGGTCCAAATTCTTATATTAGACCTTATTCTATAATATGTGGGAATAATAGAATAGGTGCTTCGGTAGAGATAAAGGAATCTGTGATAATGGAAAATACTAAAGTTCCACATCTTAGTTATGTAGGTGATAGCGTATTGGCAGAAGATGTGAATTTAGGAGCTGGAACACTAATAGCAAATCTTAGATTTGATGAGAAGGAAGTAAAAGTTAATATAAAGGGTGAAAAAATAACTACAAAAAGAAAGAAATTTGGTGCAATAATAGGTGGTCATGTAAGAACTGGAATAAATGTAACTATATTGCCGGGAATAAAAATAGGTGCTTATGCTAGAATTTATCCTGGAGCTATTGTCAATAGAGATGTTCAAAAAGGAGAATTCTTTAAGTCTTAG
- a CDS encoding redox-regulated ATPase YchF, translating into MITIGLIGKTNVGKSTFFSAATLVDVEIANRPFVTIEPNIGIAYVKSLCAHVDFHVKCNPKNSICIGDYRFIPVKLVDVAGLIPGAHEGRGLGNKFLDDLRKADVLIHVIDASGSTNEEGVQVSPGSRNPEDDIQFIEDEINEWFISIVEKDWEKFARITDLSGKDIIESLLGKLSGLSINREQIIQTLKESKLENLKLMQWTKEDIRNFGIKLREITKPIVIAANKADISISKKNIEHLKEKYKYVVPTSAEAELALRKASKNGLIEYIPGESNFKIVKELNEKHLKALEYIKNNVLDIYGNTGVQQAINSAIFDALGMIVVYPVEDEKKLTDKNGNVLPDAFLIKKGSNPRDLASIIHSDLAKGFLYAIDVRKRMRIGEDYKLQDRDVVKIISTLAKT; encoded by the coding sequence ATGATAACTATCGGACTCATAGGTAAAACTAACGTAGGTAAAAGTACATTTTTTTCTGCAGCTACACTCGTAGATGTAGAAATAGCAAATAGACCATTTGTAACTATTGAGCCTAATATTGGCATAGCCTATGTAAAATCTTTATGCGCACATGTAGATTTTCATGTAAAATGCAATCCAAAAAACTCTATTTGTATAGGAGATTATAGATTTATTCCGGTAAAACTCGTAGATGTAGCAGGACTTATTCCAGGTGCTCACGAAGGAAGAGGATTAGGAAATAAATTTTTAGACGACTTAAGAAAGGCGGATGTTCTTATTCACGTTATAGATGCCAGTGGATCAACCAATGAAGAAGGAGTTCAAGTATCACCTGGTAGTAGAAATCCAGAAGATGATATACAATTTATAGAAGATGAAATAAACGAATGGTTTATCTCGATAGTAGAAAAAGATTGGGAAAAATTTGCCAGAATTACAGATCTTAGTGGAAAGGATATTATAGAGTCATTATTGGGTAAACTTTCTGGTCTATCTATAAATAGAGAGCAAATAATACAAACATTAAAAGAAAGTAAACTAGAGAATCTGAAGCTAATGCAATGGACAAAAGAAGATATACGAAACTTTGGAATAAAACTTAGAGAAATTACAAAACCCATAGTAATTGCAGCAAATAAAGCCGATATAAGTATAAGTAAGAAAAATATAGAACATTTGAAAGAAAAATACAAATACGTAGTACCTACAAGTGCAGAAGCAGAATTAGCTTTACGAAAAGCTAGTAAAAATGGTCTCATTGAATATATACCGGGAGAGTCCAATTTCAAAATTGTAAAAGAATTGAACGAAAAACACTTGAAAGCGCTAGAGTACATAAAAAATAACGTTTTAGATATTTATGGCAATACTGGCGTTCAACAAGCTATAAATTCTGCAATATTCGATGCCTTAGGTATGATTGTAGTATATCCAGTTGAGGACGAGAAAAAACTAACAGATAAGAACGGAAATGTTTTACCAGATGCCTTTCTAATAAAGAAAGGATCAAATCCAAGAGATCTAGCATCAATAATTCACTCTGATTTAGCTAAAGGCTTCTTGTACGCTATAGATGTTAGAAAAAGAATGAGAATAGGAGAAGATTATAAATTACAAGATAGAGATGTCGTAAAAATAATTTCTACTTTAGCTAAGACTTAA
- a CDS encoding 50S ribosomal protein L15e encodes MALSMYDYISQTWQNKEWKSSILKRRILEWRHENTIVRIDKPTRLDRARELGYKAKQGFVVVRVKVRRGGMNKIRPNSGRRPKRMGIYGYGPGKGYKWIAEEKANRKYPNLEVLGSYYVGEDGIYKYYEVILIDPSHPVIKNDPDYKWLQDPSNRGRVFRGLTSAGRKVRGLHKSRGLKYTVYHKIVKKQKEREQKKRHEANKYYRLQNYKIPGK; translated from the coding sequence ATGGCTTTGTCAATGTATGATTATATTTCACAAACATGGCAAAACAAGGAATGGAAATCTAGTATTCTAAAAAGAAGAATACTAGAGTGGAGACATGAAAATACAATAGTGAGAATAGATAAACCTACAAGATTAGATAGGGCTAGAGAATTAGGCTATAAGGCTAAGCAGGGCTTTGTTGTAGTTAGAGTAAAAGTAAGAAGAGGAGGAATGAATAAGATAAGACCAAATTCTGGAAGAAGACCAAAAAGAATGGGTATCTATGGTTATGGTCCAGGTAAGGGATATAAGTGGATTGCAGAAGAGAAAGCTAATAGAAAATATCCTAACTTAGAAGTATTAGGAAGTTATTATGTTGGTGAGGATGGAATATATAAGTATTATGAAGTAATTCTTATAGATCCTTCCCATCCAGTAATTAAAAATGATCCAGATTATAAATGGTTGCAGGATCCATCTAATAGGGGAAGAGTATTTAGAGGATTAACATCTGCAGGACGTAAAGTTAGAGGATTACATAAGAGTAGAGGTCTTAAATATACTGTATATCATAAGATTGTAAAGAAGCAAAAAGAAAGAGAACAAAAGAAGAGACATGAGGCTAATAAGTATTATAGGTTGCAGAATTATAAGATACCTGGCAAGTAA
- a CDS encoding RNA-binding domain-containing protein: MKVSSISILVFCYETEDYDKIINAINLFFKDFMDYITVSKNSVDGHYGDKIVLIKYEIKGKIAEKLFSYILSNLDRADLLYFISTIDDRLEKSKIHMRIDKQKFLSEQKLSLRDSDDIIKIIISSVGGTKIVKKELNDLVNRNLHT, encoded by the coding sequence ATGAAAGTTAGTAGTATTTCTATTTTAGTTTTCTGTTATGAAACAGAGGATTATGATAAGATAATAAATGCTATAAACCTATTTTTTAAGGATTTCATGGATTATATTACTGTTTCAAAAAATTCGGTTGATGGTCATTATGGGGATAAGATAGTTCTAATTAAGTATGAAATAAAAGGTAAGATAGCGGAAAAATTATTTTCTTATATATTGTCGAATTTAGATAGAGCAGACTTGTTATATTTTATTTCTACTATTGACGATAGACTTGAAAAAAGTAAAATACACATGAGAATTGATAAGCAAAAATTTTTATCAGAACAAAAGCTATCGCTTAGAGATAGTGACGATATAATAAAAATTATTATTAGTTCTGTTGGTGGTACAAAAATTGTTAAAAAAGAGTTGAACGATCTTGTTAATAGAAACTTGCATACGTGA
- a CDS encoding RNase P p30-like protein produces MLIETCIRDDRLSKYVYLLGYHDFIQEGNGGKIRRLTIYANSKAELLHKINQIKSTKYIIFCKTNNAEVLRECIKREKISAIVLDSSNINIFRKKSILNMIRTNNKIVDVWLPFSSSYVISKVIIWGYKWINNILFSSCASKFNEIWSPLSKINFLVCHGADEELATYWILMSPLVLMSNASSNN; encoded by the coding sequence TTGTTAATAGAAACTTGCATACGTGATGATAGATTATCAAAGTATGTATATTTATTAGGTTATCATGATTTTATTCAAGAAGGAAATGGCGGAAAAATAAGAAGACTGACCATTTACGCTAATAGTAAGGCTGAGCTGTTACATAAGATTAATCAAATAAAATCTACTAAATATATTATCTTTTGTAAAACAAACAATGCAGAAGTTTTAAGGGAATGTATTAAAAGGGAAAAAATATCTGCTATAGTTTTAGATTCTTCGAATATAAATATATTTAGAAAAAAATCAATCTTAAATATGATAAGGACTAATAATAAAATAGTTGATGTGTGGCTTCCTTTCTCCTCATCATATGTTATAAGTAAAGTGATAATTTGGGGATATAAGTGGATTAATAATATTCTTTTTTCATCATGTGCTTCTAAATTTAATGAAATTTGGAGTCCATTATCTAAAATAAATTTTCTCGTATGTCATGGTGCAGATGAAGAATTAGCTACTTATTGGATATTAATGTCACCATTGGTGTTGATGAGTAATGCTTCAAGCAATAATTGA
- a CDS encoding Rpp14/Pop5 family protein, with product MLQAIIDLILIIWLIILTFLVFKRSNITKVKIIKNKQDIRSKRYIIFYLVTESNISVNRNKLEEEIRNSIKEFMGRMWLEIANPKVILYLDDKKQGIISTNRVGYKSVLASLPFVKSIDGSEILIVPKRTTGSLKRAKKLLGIR from the coding sequence ATGCTTCAAGCAATAATTGATTTAATCCTAATAATTTGGCTTATTATCTTAACTTTTCTAGTTTTTAAACGAAGTAATATAACTAAGGTTAAAATTATAAAAAATAAACAGGATATAAGATCAAAAAGATATATAATTTTCTATTTAGTAACTGAATCTAATATAAGTGTAAATAGAAATAAACTTGAGGAAGAAATTAGGAATTCTATAAAAGAATTTATGGGTAGAATGTGGCTTGAAATAGCTAATCCTAAAGTAATACTTTATTTAGACGATAAAAAACAAGGTATAATATCTACTAATAGAGTAGGATATAAATCAGTATTAGCTTCATTACCTTTTGTAAAGAGTATAGATGGATCAGAAATATTAATAGTTCCAAAGAGGACAACAGGTAGTTTAAAAAGGGCAAAAAAACTACTTGGTATAAGATGA
- the psmA gene encoding archaeal proteasome endopeptidase complex subunit alpha, whose amino-acid sequence MAFGPAAMGYDRAITIFSPDGSLYQVDYAFEAVKKGWTTLGVKTKSAVVVLGEKKKASQLLDLDNIEKVFMLDDHVGCSFAGLASDGRVLIDYARDSALQHRLIYDEPISIEYLTKLISDVKQKYTQYGGLRPFGVALIIGGVDKGVTKLFMTEPSGQFMPYQAVAIGQGGYAATEYLEKNYKEDIDIESTILLALNALKSTLKPGEKLGPSNIEIGYASSDAGLFRKLTTEEKAQYLQKLG is encoded by the coding sequence TTGGCTTTCGGACCAGCCGCAATGGGATATGATAGAGCAATAACGATATTTTCTCCAGATGGGTCGTTATATCAAGTAGATTATGCGTTTGAAGCAGTAAAGAAAGGATGGACTACTTTAGGTGTAAAAACAAAATCAGCAGTAGTAGTATTAGGTGAAAAAAAGAAAGCATCTCAATTGTTAGACCTAGACAATATAGAGAAAGTGTTCATGTTAGATGATCATGTAGGTTGTAGTTTTGCAGGATTAGCATCTGATGGCAGAGTACTAATAGATTATGCAAGAGACTCAGCATTACAACATAGATTAATTTATGATGAGCCCATAAGTATTGAATATCTAACAAAATTAATTTCAGATGTAAAGCAGAAATATACTCAATATGGTGGCTTAAGGCCATTTGGAGTAGCATTGATTATAGGAGGAGTAGATAAAGGAGTTACAAAATTGTTTATGACAGAACCTAGTGGACAATTTATGCCATATCAAGCAGTTGCTATTGGGCAAGGAGGTTATGCAGCAACGGAGTATCTAGAAAAGAATTATAAAGAAGATATTGATATTGAATCTACTATATTACTAGCTCTTAACGCATTAAAGTCTACATTAAAGCCAGGAGAAAAATTAGGACCAAGCAATATAGAGATAGGTTATGCTTCATCAGATGCTGGATTATTTAGGAAGCTTACTACTGAAGAAAAAGCTCAATATCTACAAAAATTGGGGTGA
- a CDS encoding ribosome assembly factor SBDS produces MVNKDYVVVKYESHGERFEILVKPKEALLFRSGKSISLSDTVISDTIYKDVKKGLKASPASLKKVFGTTDFETVAKEILLKGELPVTAEQRKEMIESKRKQLIDFIHRNAIDPKSGLPIPPTRIEAALEQTKFQVDLNKDIESQAMEAIHGLARIMPIKIARAILEIKVPQKYSSKVKSQLHNLGNVKKSNWLSDGSLIAEIEIPAGAQEEVIDKLNSITKGEVEVKVNQVK; encoded by the coding sequence ATGGTGAACAAGGATTATGTAGTAGTGAAATATGAAAGTCATGGAGAGAGATTTGAAATTCTAGTTAAGCCAAAAGAGGCTTTATTATTTAGATCTGGAAAGTCAATATCTCTTTCTGATACAGTAATATCAGATACTATTTATAAAGATGTAAAAAAAGGACTGAAAGCTTCACCTGCTTCGCTAAAGAAAGTATTTGGAACTACTGATTTTGAAACAGTCGCAAAAGAAATTTTGTTAAAGGGAGAATTACCTGTTACCGCGGAGCAAAGAAAAGAGATGATTGAATCTAAAAGAAAGCAGTTAATTGATTTTATTCATAGGAATGCGATAGATCCTAAATCCGGTTTACCTATACCACCTACTAGAATTGAAGCAGCACTTGAACAGACTAAATTCCAGGTAGATCTTAATAAAGATATAGAAAGCCAGGCTATGGAGGCTATACATGGGCTTGCTAGAATTATGCCTATAAAGATTGCTAGAGCTATTCTAGAAATAAAAGTTCCACAGAAATACAGTTCTAAGGTTAAATCTCAGTTGCATAATTTAGGTAATGTAAAGAAAAGTAATTGGCTATCAGATGGATCTTTAATAGCTGAGATAGAAATTCCAGCAGGAGCTCAAGAAGAAGTTATAGATAAGTTAAATTCAATTACCAAAGGAGAAGTAGAAGTTAAAGTTAATCAAGTAAAGTGA